The Vicinamibacterales bacterium genome includes the window CGGTGAGCACCGGCGACGAATGTCCGCCGGGAACCGCCGCCTTCCAGATCACGCTCTTGTCCGGGCCGAAATCCGACGGCAGGCCGGACGTGTTCGAGATGCCGGTGCCGTTCGGCCCGCGGAACCGCGACCAGTCCGTATCGGACGTCAGCAGGAGAGCTGCTGAGAGCAGCGCGGCGAGCTTCAACATCGCGTCACCTGAGCTAGGGTTTATTCGCGATGGCCCACAGGAACTTCGTCGTCCTGAAGTACATCGTTCCGCCGGAGATCGCCGGCGAGCTGAGCGAGTAGTCGTCGAACTCGTTCTCGGACAGGATCTGGAACTCGGGCCCCGCCTTGACGACGCTGGTGACGCCGTCTTCGTTGGTGATGTACAGCTTGCCGTCCGCGAGCACGAAGGAGCCGCTGTAGGTGCCCGGACGCAGCCGCTGCCGCCCGTAAACCTCCTTGCCCGTCTTGGCGTCGAGGCAATAGACGACGCCGTTATCGGTGACGGAGTACACGTACGTGCCGTCCGTGACCGGCGAGGGCACGTCGGGGCCGTTGTCGAACGACCACAGCACGTGCGACTTGGTGACGTCGCCGCGCCCGCCCGCCTTCACCGCCAGCATCGGCCGGACTCGCGTCGGCGCCAGAATCAGATCGCCGTGCACCACCGGCGAAGCCACGATGCGATACGCAGGGTTGTTCTGCGGGTTGAGGCCGTCGACGCGCCACAGCTCCTTGCCCGTGGTCAGATCGTGGCCGGTGACGACGTCGCCGCCGGTGATGACGAGCTCTTCCCCGCTGGCGGCCCTGGCGATCGCCGGGGTCGTATACGAATCCGGTGATTCCTGAATGGCGTTCGTCGGCCGTTCCACGCGCCAGGTGGTCTTCCCCGACTTCTTGTCGATGCGCAGCAGGTACGACGGATCGTCGGTGCGCATGCCGTGCAGCACCTGCACGTAGAGCGAGTCGCCGTGCAGCAGCGGCGACGAGCCGTAGCCCCAGTTCAGGCCGAAGCGGCCGTAGTCCGCCTGGATGTCGCGGGCCCACAACTCCTTCCCCGCGAAGTCGAAACCCTTCAGGATCCCCGTGCCCGTCAACACCCAGATGCCGGTGCCGTCGGTGACCGGCGACGGCGACGACTGGTTCTGCTTGCGCTGCATGCGATTGCCGCCGCCGAGCGGCCGCTGCCACAGAATCGTGCCCTTCACACGGTCGACCGACCAGAGATGCAGGCTCGGCTTGTCGCCCGGATCGGGCAGCGGATCGGCGACGTTCAGGAAGATGCGGTCGTCCCAGACGATCGGCGTCGATCCGGACAGCGCCGGCATCGGCAGCTTCCAGGCGATGTTCTCGCCGCTCGTGTGGGACCACTTGATCGGCAGGTTCTTTTCGGTGCTGAGGCCATTGCGCGCCGGGCCCCGCCAGTGCGGCCAGTTCTCGGCGCTCAGAGAGACGGCGGT containing:
- a CDS encoding PQQ-binding-like beta-propeller repeat protein; this translates as MRVKTLLPIVLASTAVSLSAENWPHWRGPARNGLSTEKNLPIKWSHTSGENIAWKLPMPALSGSTPIVWDDRIFLNVADPLPDPGDKPSLHLWSVDRVKGTILWQRPLGGGNRMQRKQNQSSPSPVTDGTGIWVLTGTGILKGFDFAGKELWARDIQADYGRFGLNWGYGSSPLLHGDSLYVQVLHGMRTDDPSYLLRIDKKSGKTTWRVERPTNAIQESPDSYTTPAIARAASGEELVITGGDVVTGHDLTTGKELWRVDGLNPQNNPAYRIVASPVVHGDLILAPTRVRPMLAVKAGGRGDVTKSHVLWSFDNGPDVPSPVTDGTYVYSVTDNGVVYCLDAKTGKEVYGRQRLRPGTYSGSFVLADGKLYITNEDGVTSVVKAGPEFQILSENEFDDYSLSSPAISGGTMYFRTTKFLWAIANKP